One window of Campylobacter sp. RM12651 genomic DNA carries:
- the pssA gene encoding CDP-diacylglycerol--serine O-phosphatidyltransferase, with translation MEKNSHKLAYILPNLFTAASIFLGVLSILASIKGDYDKAMILIIVSLICDGLDGRVARLTNTASKFGVEFDSLADIIAFGVAPAVLFYFNLGQEYGRLGSLAMAVFIIFGAIRLARFNVTTGTYDPRVFIGLPIPTAAVVLGIWVVFYKHHFDNNSFIEIFIIFLTFLLSFLMVSNVRYPSFKKIEFQKANILKALVILIFICSLIYLRPLEIFTLIMSAYVIYGLSRAIYNLYIKKIKKVG, from the coding sequence ATGGAAAAAAATTCTCATAAATTAGCTTATATTTTACCTAATTTATTTACAGCAGCATCTATATTTTTAGGCGTTTTAAGTATTTTAGCGTCTATTAAAGGCGATTATGATAAAGCTATGATTTTAATTATAGTAAGTTTGATTTGTGATGGCCTTGATGGTCGTGTGGCAAGACTTACAAATACAGCTTCAAAATTTGGAGTAGAATTTGATAGTTTAGCTGATATTATTGCTTTTGGAGTTGCACCTGCAGTACTATTTTATTTTAATTTAGGTCAAGAATATGGAAGACTTGGTTCTCTTGCTATGGCTGTTTTTATAATATTTGGTGCAATTCGCTTAGCTAGATTTAATGTTACAACAGGCACATATGATCCAAGAGTTTTTATAGGTCTTCCAATTCCAACGGCTGCAGTTGTTTTAGGTATTTGGGTTGTGTTTTATAAACACCATTTTGATAATAATTCATTTATAGAAATTTTTATTATATTTCTTACATTTTTATTATCATTTTTGATGGTGAGCAATGTAAGGTATCCAAGTTTTAAAAAGATAGAATTTCAAAAAGCAAATATTTTAAAAGCTTTAGTGATTTTAATTTTTATTTGTTCTCTTATATATTTACGCCCTTTAGAAATTTTTACCTTAATAATGAGTGCTTATGTTATTTATGGTTTATCAAGAGCGATTTATAATTTATATATAAAAAAGATTAAAAAAGTAGGATAA
- a CDS encoding NYN domain-containing protein: protein MDNSSVAVFIDAENIPAKYAREIFDYASNYGNVIIKRIYADWSKENIQNWREKIFDYGIIAMQQFSTSSGKNSSDMYLTTEALSIFYEKQIDVFVIVSGDSDYTSLAQKLRENKKLVIGIGTNKSLKSYVNSFNEFFYLDNEKVKSNDKDRLKAIPKEQLKELEQIIDNLIDEKTRAEYAVINTYMQKKYSDFHAKNYGFSSFRQLIENFILKHKEYQEKVSDDRCTYYLVKNSTLLRPNKGDID from the coding sequence TTGGATAATAGTAGCGTAGCAGTATTTATAGATGCAGAAAATATACCTGCTAAATATGCTAGAGAAATATTTGACTACGCTTCTAATTATGGAAATGTTATTATTAAAAGAATATATGCTGATTGGAGTAAAGAAAATATTCAAAATTGGCGTGAAAAAATATTTGATTATGGCATTATTGCAATGCAGCAATTTTCTACTTCATCGGGTAAAAACTCATCTGATATGTATCTTACAACCGAAGCTTTAAGCATATTTTATGAAAAACAAATAGATGTTTTTGTTATAGTTTCAGGTGATAGTGATTATACGAGTTTGGCTCAAAAATTAAGAGAAAACAAAAAATTAGTAATTGGAATAGGGACTAATAAATCTTTAAAATCATATGTAAATTCATTTAATGAGTTTTTTTATTTGGATAATGAAAAAGTTAAAAGTAATGATAAAGACAGATTAAAAGCAATTCCAAAAGAGCAATTAAAAGAATTAGAACAAATAATTGATAATTTAATTGATGAAAAAACTAGAGCAGAATATGCAGTAATAAATACATATATGCAGAAAAAATATTCTGATTTTCACGCTAAAAATTATGGTTTTAGTAGTTTTAGACAATTAATTGAGAATTTTATTTTAAAACATAAGGAATATCAAGAAAAAGTATCTGATGATAGATGTACTTATTATCTTGTGAAAAATTCTACACTCCTTCGCCCAAACAAGGGCGATATAGACTAA
- a CDS encoding 2-isopropylmalate synthase, which translates to MSERIIIFDTTLRDGEQSPGASMNTEEKIQIALALERLGVDVMEVGFAASSPGDYEAINKIAQIIKNSSVCSLARCVENDIIQAGKALEPAAKKRIHTFIATSPIHMEYKLKKTSAEVLATAVKNVKLAKSLCDDVEFSCEDALRSDVNFLKEMADAVYEAGARTFNIPDTVGYRLPDEIYKVFKEISDYTKGRLIVSAHNHNDLGLATANTLAAIKGGARQIEVTLNGLGERAGNAALEEVVMALKVRADELGEFYTTINHKEIYPSSRLLSNIIGVNPQPNKAIVGKNAFSHESGIHQDGVLKHPETYEIMKASDIGLVQDNLVLGKHSGRAAFNDKLKSLGFTLDTDELNRAFAEFKDLCDKKKEVFDEDLIAIVAADKIKIEEKFKLINLQVSDCSSALATAAVTMECDGEIFSEAAIGDGVIDAVFKVIDRASKVNGSLLDYKVDAVSKGKDALAQVSVKVSFEGQRAIIGHGLDLDTMKASAKAYLGALNSYISMNK; encoded by the coding sequence ATGAGTGAAAGAATTATAATATTTGATACAACTTTAAGAGATGGTGAGCAAAGTCCAGGTGCTTCAATGAATACAGAAGAAAAAATCCAAATAGCTTTAGCGCTTGAGCGTTTGGGTGTTGATGTTATGGAAGTAGGGTTTGCAGCATCTAGTCCAGGAGATTACGAAGCGATTAATAAAATTGCGCAAATTATTAAAAACTCAAGCGTTTGTTCTCTTGCAAGATGTGTAGAAAACGACATTATTCAAGCAGGTAAAGCGCTTGAGCCAGCAGCTAAAAAACGCATTCATACATTCATTGCAACAAGCCCAATTCATATGGAATACAAGCTTAAAAAAACTTCAGCAGAAGTTTTAGCAACTGCAGTTAAGAATGTAAAATTAGCTAAGAGTTTATGTGATGATGTTGAGTTTTCTTGTGAAGACGCTTTAAGAAGTGATGTAAATTTTTTAAAAGAAATGGCTGATGCAGTTTATGAAGCAGGTGCAAGGACATTTAATATCCCTGATACTGTTGGATATAGATTACCTGATGAGATTTATAAGGTATTTAAAGAAATTAGCGATTATACAAAAGGAAGACTTATAGTATCAGCACACAATCACAATGATTTAGGTTTAGCTACTGCAAACACACTTGCTGCTATTAAAGGTGGTGCTAGACAAATTGAAGTAACTCTAAACGGCTTAGGTGAGCGTGCAGGAAACGCTGCTTTAGAAGAAGTTGTGATGGCTTTAAAGGTTAGAGCTGATGAATTAGGCGAGTTTTATACCACAATTAATCATAAAGAAATTTATCCATCAAGTAGATTATTATCAAACATAATCGGTGTAAATCCACAACCAAATAAAGCAATAGTAGGTAAAAATGCCTTTTCTCACGAAAGTGGAATTCATCAAGATGGCGTGTTAAAACACCCTGAAACTTATGAGATTATGAAAGCTAGTGATATAGGCTTAGTTCAAGATAATTTAGTTTTAGGAAAACATAGTGGAAGAGCAGCGTTTAATGATAAATTAAAATCTCTTGGCTTTACATTAGATACCGATGAGTTAAATCGTGCATTTGCAGAGTTTAAAGACCTTTGCGATAAGAAAAAAGAAGTATTTGATGAGGATTTAATAGCGATAGTTGCTGCTGATAAGATTAAAATAGAAGAGAAATTTAAGCTAATAAACCTTCAAGTAAGCGATTGTTCATCAGCACTTGCAACTGCTGCTGTTACTATGGAGTGCGATGGAGAAATATTTAGCGAAGCAGCTATTGGAGATGGTGTAATTGATGCAGTATTTAAAGTAATTGATAGAGCTAGCAAGGTAAATGGTAGCTTGCTTGATTATAAGGTTGATGCAGTTAGTAAAGGTAAAGATGCTTTAGCTCAAGTTAGTGTAAAAGTTAGCTTTGAAGGTCAGCGTGCAATCATTGGTCATGGGCTTGACCTTGATACTATGAAAGCTAGTGCTAAGGCATATTTAGGTGCATTAAATAGCTATATTTCAATGAACAAATGA
- a CDS encoding thiamine diphosphokinase: MTCVIMANGEFCTNKITLNYLKNADFLIACDGAANLLLANNYEPNVIIGDLDSFQNLKTKAKIIKVKNQNTNDLTKAYKYALSMDFSDIFILGAGGKRDDHFIANIALLFQYFKLKNRFNKTINLKLITNYGEFFIKNTDFTANSYKGQQISLFCLDKRAKFSSQNLKYELNNFNFKYLNSGTLNEALGNTFSIKNHNNKELLVYLNFT, from the coding sequence ATGACTTGCGTGATTATGGCTAATGGGGAGTTTTGCACCAATAAAATAACCTTAAATTATCTAAAAAATGCTGATTTTTTAATAGCTTGTGATGGTGCTGCTAATTTGCTTTTGGCTAATAATTATGAGCCTAATGTAATTATTGGTGATTTAGATAGTTTTCAAAATCTAAAAACAAAAGCAAAAATAATTAAAGTAAAAAATCAAAATACAAATGACTTAACAAAAGCCTATAAATACGCTTTATCAATGGATTTTAGTGATATTTTTATCCTTGGTGCTGGGGGCAAAAGAGATGATCATTTTATAGCAAATATAGCTTTATTATTTCAATATTTTAAATTAAAAAATCGCTTTAATAAGACAATAAATCTAAAACTAATCACAAATTACGGGGAATTTTTTATAAAAAATACTGATTTTACTGCTAATTCTTATAAAGGTCAGCAAATATCATTATTTTGCCTTGATAAAAGAGCTAAATTTAGCTCACAAAACCTTAAATATGAACTAAATAATTTTAATTTTAAATATCTAAATAGTGGGACTTTAAACGAAGCATTAGGCAATACTTTTAGTATAAAAAATCATAATAATAAAGAACTTTTAGTATATTTGAATTTTACTTAA
- the pnuC gene encoding nicotinamide riboside transporter PnuC: MRLFLTSLIFSLAFAYFTNSNVLNFFALFTGILYVLLMGVKNKLCFIVGVFNALIYAYIAYINRLFGEVFLYLLCYFPMMIYGYFYWNKNTLIKTLNLKNFILIYIAIFIIAYFYSFYLQNLESRFIYLESFIFSSGLIATILSLKKIINHYIYISISNIASIYIWTILYIEDSSNLAVLMLMILFFILGIIYLFSWKKDLK; this comes from the coding sequence ATGAGATTATTTTTAACTTCGCTTATTTTTAGTTTAGCTTTTGCTTATTTTACCAATTCAAATGTTTTAAACTTTTTTGCTCTTTTTACTGGAATTTTATATGTATTATTAATGGGAGTAAAAAATAAATTATGCTTTATTGTAGGTGTATTTAATGCTTTAATTTATGCTTATATTGCTTATATAAATAGACTTTTTGGAGAAGTATTTTTGTATTTATTATGCTATTTTCCTATGATGATTTATGGCTATTTTTATTGGAATAAAAATACTTTAATTAAGACTTTAAACTTGAAAAATTTTATATTAATTTATATAGCAATTTTTATTATTGCTTATTTTTATTCTTTTTATTTACAGAATTTAGAATCAAGATTTATTTATCTTGAAAGCTTTATATTCTCAAGTGGGCTTATAGCAACTATTTTAAGTCTAAAAAAAATAATAAATCATTATATTTATATAAGTATTTCAAACATTGCTTCTATTTATATTTGGACCATTCTTTACATTGAAGATAGTTCTAATTTAGCTGTATTAATGCTTATGATTTTATTTTTTATCTTAGGTATTATTTACTTATTTTCTTGGAAAAAGGATTTAAAATGA
- the rpsO gene encoding 30S ribosomal protein S15 encodes MALDSARKAEIISKYARFGGDTGSSEVQIALLTERIAILTEHLKVFKKDFSSRLGLLKLVGQRKRLLKYLKATKYDVYVKLINELNIRDK; translated from the coding sequence ATGGCTTTGGATTCGGCAAGAAAAGCTGAAATTATCAGCAAATATGCAAGATTTGGTGGCGACACAGGTTCGTCTGAAGTTCAAATTGCTTTACTTACAGAAAGAATTGCAATATTAACAGAACACTTAAAAGTATTTAAAAAAGACTTTTCATCAAGACTAGGACTACTTAAATTAGTTGGTCAAAGAAAAAGACTTTTAAAATATTTAAAAGCTACAAAATACGATGTTTATGTTAAATTAATTAACGAATTAAACATTAGAGATAAATAA
- the ybeY gene encoding rRNA maturation RNase YbeY — protein sequence MILYDNLEEITYLEKLANRLSSKDIELVLTNNDEMQEINKNTRNIDKTTDVLSFPHDNSFLDTNFLGSLVINTELAKTKACELGHSLEDEISLLFIHGMLHLLGYDHEIDNGEMRAKEIELIKEFNLPTSLIVRTLD from the coding sequence ATGATTTTATACGATAATTTAGAAGAAATTACCTACCTTGAAAAACTAGCAAATCGTCTAAGCTCTAAAGATATTGAGCTTGTTTTAACTAACAATGATGAAATGCAAGAAATCAATAAAAATACAAGAAATATTGATAAAACTACTGATGTTTTAAGTTTTCCACACGATAATTCTTTTTTAGATACTAATTTTTTAGGCTCATTAGTTATTAATACCGAACTAGCAAAAACTAAAGCTTGTGAATTAGGGCATAGTTTAGAAGATGAAATATCTTTATTATTTATTCATGGAATGTTACATTTATTAGGGTATGACCACGAAATAGATAATGGCGAAATGAGAGCAAAAGAGATTGAGCTAATAAAAGAATTTAATTTACCAACAAGCCTTATAGTAAGAACTTTAGATTAA
- the yajC gene encoding preprotein translocase subunit YajC: MEQNALVQFLPLIVLFAIFYFLIIRPQQKQAKAHKEMLNSLTKGDKIVTNGGLIVEVVKAEDDYLKIRLNDDVVAKLDKNFVARKVENTNNSEATK, translated from the coding sequence ATGGAACAAAATGCTTTAGTTCAATTTTTACCATTAATCGTATTATTTGCGATTTTTTATTTTTTAATTATTCGCCCACAACAAAAACAAGCAAAAGCACATAAAGAAATGCTAAATTCACTTACTAAAGGTGATAAAATAGTTACCAATGGTGGTTTAATTGTTGAAGTTGTAAAAGCTGAAGATGATTATTTAAAAATTAGATTAAATGATGATGTTGTTGCTAAATTAGATAAAAATTTTGTAGCTAGAAAAGTAGAAAACACAAATAATTCGGAAGCAACAAAATAA